The Engystomops pustulosus chromosome 4, aEngPut4.maternal, whole genome shotgun sequence genome contains a region encoding:
- the LOC140128795 gene encoding olfactory receptor 6F1-like: MGSNQTDMIQFYLLGFSEIRSLQILVFWTLTFVYVATVVGNGLIIALIFVSHPLRCPMYFFLSHLSACDILISTNVVPNTLKLLLHSGSLVSIQSCFTQLYFFGASAIIECCLLSIMSYDRYLAICDPLHYSSIMNLRLPYYLATWSWCMGFGVALITYFLLLTIDFCGPATIDHFFCDLPPLLKISCSDSSVIVIAVSLVAIVIGLLQFVFVVISYIFIFHSILRISTTVGRNKAFSTCSAHLSVVCAYYGSLIAINIVPSEDYSLNLKKVLSLLNTVVTPLFNPIIYSLRNKDIQEAIYRGIHQAKVSKNCW, encoded by the coding sequence ATGGGCAGTAACCAGACAGACATGATACAGTTCTATCTTCTTGGATTTTCTGAAATCCGCAGTCTTCAAATTCTTGTGTTTTGGACGTTAACGTTTGTCTATGTGGCCACAGTGGTAGGAAATGGTCTCATCATCGCTTTGATTTTTGTTAGTCACCCTCTCCGAtgccccatgtacttcttcttgTCTCATCTCTCAGCCTGTGATATCTTAATCAGCACCAATGTGGTACCCAACACCCTGAAACTTCTCCTTCATAGCGGCAGCTTGGTGTCCATCCAGAGCTGCTTCACCCAGTTGTATTTCTTCGGGGCTTCTGCCATCATAGAATGTTGTCTTCTCAGCATCATGTCTTATGACCGCTATCTGGCCATTTGTGACCCTCTGCACTATTCTTCCATCATGAATCTTAGACTTCCTTATTACCTGGCTACCTGGTCTTGGTGCATGGGTTTCGGTGTAGCTTTGATAACTTACTTTCTTTTACTTACCATTGACTTCTGTGGACCAGCAACAATTGACCATTTCTTCTGTGACTTGCCTCCTCTGTTGAAGATTTCCTGTTCGGACTCATCGGTCATAGTGATAGCAGTGTCTCTGGTGGCCATCGTTATCGGGCTCTTACAGTTTGTGTTTGTTGTCATCAGCTACATCTTCATTTTCCACTCCATCCTGAGGATATCCACCACAGTCGGAAGGAATAAAGCCTTCTCTACCTGCAGTGCTCACTTGTCTGTGGTCTGTGCTTATTACGGGTCACTCATCGCCATCAACATTGTTCCATCTGAAGACTACTCCCTCAATCTGAAGAAGGTTCTTTCTCTTTTAAACACGGTGGTGACCCCATTGTTTAACCCTATCATCTATAGCCTGAGGAACAAAGACATTCAAGAGGCAATTTACCGAGGCATACATCAAGCGAAAGTATCAAAAAACTGTTGGTag
- the LOC140128796 gene encoding olfactory receptor 11L1-like has translation MQHHNFSKVTEILLLGFQDLKGLNVSFFLLLLLIYCVTICGNLLIIVVVSSSRSLHSPMYFFLTQLSFSDILLTTTIVPNMLHTVLYEGSSISLIGCFAQFYFFSAAEALECLLLTVMSYDRYQAICNPLHYASVMDLTCCLRAIVLCWLVIFFTVLMIFLTVRQLDFCGPNVIDHFFCDLEPLLELSCSDTFIMKLETLFLVIFLAICPVTVIIVSYVYIIFTILKIPSVTGRQKTFSTCSAHLTVVSLFYGSLITIYVFPRKQNAKTILSLFYTVVTPLLNPIIYSLSNSDIKRALKKLLKNIFACELNKTL, from the coding sequence ATGCAACATCACAATTTTAGCAAAGTGACAGAGATTCTGCTCTTGGGATTTCAAGATTTAAAAGGTTTAAATGTTAGTTTTTTTCTTCTGCTTCTGCTCATCTACTGTGTGACCatatgtgggaacctcctgatcatTGTGGTGGTGTCCTCCAGCAGATCCCTCCactctcccatgtacttcttcctcaCACAACTCTCCTTCTCCGATATCCTCCTGACCACCACCATCGTACCCAACATGCTCCACACTGTGTTATATGAAGGAAGTTCTATTTCTCTTATTGGCTGCTTTGCTcagttttactttttttcagcagCTGAGGCCCTGGAATGTCTTCTTCTGActgtgatgtcctatgacaggtACCAGGCCATCTGTAACCCTCTACATTATGCCTCAGTCATGGACCTCACATGTTGCCTACGAGCCATTGTCTTGTGTTGGTTGgtcattttttttacagtgctTATGATTTTTTTAACAGTGCGTCAATTGGATTTCTGCGGACCCAACGTCATTGACCACTTCTTCTGTGACCTGGAACCGTTGCTGGAGCTTTCCTGCTCGGACACTTTTATAATGAAGCTGGAGACTCTGTTTCTGGTTATATTTCTTGCTATCTGCCCGGTAACTGTTATCATAgtctcctatgtgtatataatctTCACGATACTGAAGATACCCTCTGTGACCGGGAGGCAGAAGACCTTCTCCACCTGTAGTGCCCACCTCACTGTGGTCTCGCTGTTTTATGGATCACTTATCACCATCTATGTGTTTCCTCGAAAGCAGAATGCAAAGACAATTCTATCCTTATTCTACACTGTAGTAACTCCTCTCCTTaaccccattatatacagcctgagTAATTCAGATATTAAGCGGGCTCTTAAGAAACTTTTGAAAAACATCTTTGCATGTGAACTGAATAAAACCTTATAA